Proteins found in one Planctomicrobium piriforme genomic segment:
- a CDS encoding cation diffusion facilitator family transporter encodes MAQGCQHHGSHTHGPPSHVRRLWIIILLVAGYAVAEVVGGFWTNSLALLADAGHMVSDLASLLISLFAAWMATRQAGRHQTFGFHRAEILAALINGALLFVVAGGILHEAWERLQTPHVVIAGPMLAIAIGGLIVNLISLGVLHGEHEENLNLRGAWLHLIGDTLGSVAVIVAAILIWTLGWTWADPVASILACLVILYSAWHLMSDAMRILMEYAPRDVDVDHVRRQLLGLPDVSDVHCLHIWTIASGLKAISAHVVVADLVHSADHLSRMQELLRTEFDLKHITLQLETEAIYACENRADGACLLTH; translated from the coding sequence GTGGCTCAGGGATGCCAGCATCACGGATCGCACACACATGGTCCGCCGTCGCATGTGCGGCGGCTGTGGATCATCATTCTGCTGGTTGCAGGCTATGCCGTCGCGGAAGTGGTCGGAGGATTCTGGACGAATTCGCTGGCCCTGCTGGCCGATGCGGGGCACATGGTCTCTGATCTGGCGTCACTACTGATCAGTCTCTTTGCCGCCTGGATGGCGACGCGTCAGGCAGGGCGGCATCAGACATTCGGATTTCATCGCGCTGAAATTCTGGCGGCCTTGATCAATGGGGCGCTGCTGTTCGTCGTGGCCGGGGGGATTCTGCACGAAGCCTGGGAACGGTTGCAGACTCCGCATGTGGTCATTGCCGGGCCGATGCTGGCGATTGCCATTGGCGGACTGATCGTGAATTTGATCAGTCTGGGAGTGCTGCACGGCGAGCATGAAGAGAACCTGAATCTGCGAGGCGCCTGGCTGCACTTGATTGGCGACACGCTCGGCAGCGTGGCTGTGATTGTCGCGGCGATTCTGATCTGGACGCTAGGCTGGACCTGGGCCGATCCGGTGGCGTCGATTCTGGCATGTCTCGTGATTCTCTATTCCGCGTGGCACCTGATGAGCGATGCGATGCGGATTCTGATGGAGTATGCCCCGCGGGATGTGGACGTCGACCACGTTCGTCGACAATTGCTGGGCCTGCCTGATGTCAGTGACGTGCATTGCCTGCACATCTGGACGATCGCCAGCGGGTTAAAGGCGATCTCGGCCCACGTCGTCGTCGCCGACCTTGTCCATTCGGCGGACCACCTGTCACGAATGCAGGAGCTGCTGCGAACAGAATTCGATCTCAAGCACATTACCCTGCAGCTCGAAACTGAAGCGATCTACGCCTGTGAAAATCGAGCAGACGGCGCGTGCCTGTTGACGCATTGA
- a CDS encoding mitochondrial fission ELM1 family protein, translating to MSVSDRPVEPEHSRILQSPALFAGLTSTAAQQAWGITEGAAGMVSQVRGLAQAVGLPHEIKNLTLRMPWKKLWPGFIPVSHRIFAQPEQIRCTPAPRLVISCGRQAVMASLWLKARLGDKVFTVHIQDPKIRTTRFDMVVAPEHDGLTGPNVFCSRGALHHVHRGVLQAAAASPAAAQLKSLNAPFVTVLLGGPNNCYRFTPTELAPLVESLKQAVSRQNVRLAVLPSRRTPPDVVQLFQQAFGAPHFVWDRSTENPYMAALALCSHLVVTGDSVSMVSEGAATEKPLYVFHLPEKRRSRRFRRFHDRFAADGISRPFIGQFDDWTYSSPNPTQQIADLIRSRLGEPDVFSARSAA from the coding sequence ATGTCAGTCTCCGATCGTCCGGTGGAACCGGAACACTCCCGCATTCTGCAGTCGCCCGCGTTATTCGCAGGGCTCACTTCGACCGCTGCGCAGCAGGCCTGGGGAATCACCGAAGGTGCTGCCGGCATGGTCAGTCAGGTTCGCGGCCTGGCTCAAGCCGTCGGCCTGCCGCACGAAATCAAAAATCTCACGCTGCGGATGCCCTGGAAAAAGCTGTGGCCAGGCTTTATTCCCGTCAGCCACCGCATTTTTGCTCAACCGGAACAGATTCGCTGTACCCCTGCTCCCCGGCTGGTCATCAGTTGCGGACGCCAGGCGGTGATGGCCTCGCTCTGGCTGAAGGCGCGCCTCGGCGATAAGGTTTTCACGGTTCACATTCAGGATCCCAAGATCCGCACCACCCGTTTCGACATGGTGGTCGCCCCCGAACATGACGGCCTGACCGGCCCCAACGTCTTTTGCAGTCGCGGAGCATTGCACCATGTGCATCGCGGCGTACTGCAAGCCGCCGCCGCGTCTCCAGCCGCGGCCCAACTGAAAAGCCTGAACGCCCCCTTCGTCACGGTGCTGCTGGGCGGTCCGAATAACTGCTATCGCTTTACGCCGACAGAGCTGGCCCCGCTGGTCGAAAGCCTGAAGCAAGCTGTGAGCCGTCAAAATGTCCGGCTCGCGGTCTTGCCGTCACGGCGCACTCCGCCTGATGTCGTCCAGCTCTTTCAACAAGCGTTCGGCGCACCGCATTTTGTCTGGGACCGCAGTACCGAAAACCCGTATATGGCGGCCCTCGCTCTTTGCTCGCATCTGGTCGTCACCGGCGATTCGGTGTCGATGGTGTCCGAAGGCGCGGCGACGGAAAAGCCGCTGTATGTGTTCCACTTGCCTGAAAAACGACGGTCGCGCCGCTTTCGGCGGTTTCACGACCGGTTCGCCGCCGACGGGATTTCACGCCCGTTCATTGGTCAGTTTGACGATTGGACATATTCGTCGCCCAATCCAACTCAACAAATCGCGGATCTGATCCGCAGCCGACTGGGAGAGCCCGATGTCTTTTCTGCACGCTCTGCAGCATGA
- the recO gene encoding DNA repair protein RecO, with protein sequence MSSEKTDALVIRQADFSESSRVMTLFTRDFGKVSALAKGAKRLKSAFESGFDLLARCRVVFLHKSTTALDLLTESQLLERFHPRAGSLSHLYGGYYVAELLNALTEEDDPHPLLYDAAVAGLEHLGRDESPFLAVTRFELAVLFEIGQLPDFYSCTICHSDIAPGHPGRFWVSQSGLICSNCGRSEYQPSEFHPGSLAVLHQLLQTEAGEPGEIPVSAQQKKEIRRLMTAAISHVLGRRPKTLSLITM encoded by the coding sequence ATGAGTTCTGAAAAAACAGATGCCCTTGTCATTCGTCAGGCTGATTTCAGCGAATCGAGCCGCGTGATGACGTTATTTACCCGCGACTTCGGCAAGGTCTCGGCCCTGGCCAAAGGCGCCAAGCGGCTGAAGAGCGCGTTCGAGTCGGGGTTCGATCTGCTCGCGCGGTGTCGGGTGGTCTTTCTGCACAAGTCGACAACCGCGCTCGACCTGCTCACTGAATCGCAACTGCTGGAACGCTTCCACCCCCGCGCCGGGAGCCTGTCGCACCTGTACGGCGGCTACTACGTCGCGGAACTTTTGAATGCGCTGACGGAAGAAGACGACCCGCACCCGTTGCTGTATGACGCGGCGGTGGCAGGGCTTGAACACCTTGGCCGGGACGAGTCTCCGTTCCTCGCGGTGACGCGATTCGAGCTTGCCGTGCTTTTCGAGATTGGCCAGCTTCCCGATTTTTACTCCTGCACAATCTGCCACTCAGACATCGCTCCGGGGCATCCGGGACGATTTTGGGTATCCCAAAGCGGATTGATCTGTTCAAACTGCGGCCGTTCGGAGTATCAACCCTCCGAATTCCACCCTGGCTCGCTGGCTGTGCTGCATCAATTGCTGCAGACAGAGGCTGGCGAACCAGGCGAAATTCCGGTTTCTGCCCAGCAGAAAAAGGAGATTCGCAGGCTCATGACAGCGGCCATCAGCCATGTTTTGGGCCGCCGGCCAAAGACGTTATCCCTGATTACCATGTAG
- a CDS encoding coiled-coil domain-containing protein: MSNSGICLKAQRAAVIATVFAVVFCSLECSAFARGSISSRVRRMATAQRQQVITSLQQEIDQARKTLQQAESQVTLTASELQTARSNLLRAKEIVEQNEREEREHVRSLHDVEETILANQAADSAYAKAMAALEKAEAEQGNQLRQALHLPPADGNSAAPDRLSLQAKLTSEQRERLKTSDAYQKAVASVTLAAEQVRTVRHELFAQNPDWKKAFADRQKADQSAHTAEQSQHKAGKQAAADRAEMQNASQVAAYAREVIADAESQLRLLGVAPKPAPTAKKTANSK; the protein is encoded by the coding sequence ATGTCGAATTCTGGAATTTGCTTGAAGGCTCAACGGGCAGCGGTGATTGCAACGGTGTTTGCAGTCGTGTTCTGCTCGCTGGAGTGCAGTGCTTTTGCCCGAGGCTCAATTTCTTCGCGCGTGCGCCGTATGGCCACCGCGCAGCGGCAGCAGGTCATCACCTCGCTGCAGCAGGAGATTGATCAGGCCCGCAAAACTCTGCAACAGGCGGAGAGCCAGGTCACGTTGACGGCCAGCGAGCTGCAGACCGCCCGATCGAACCTGTTGCGAGCAAAAGAGATCGTCGAGCAGAACGAACGGGAAGAGCGGGAACATGTGCGGTCACTGCACGACGTCGAGGAAACGATTCTCGCCAATCAAGCTGCCGACTCAGCTTACGCCAAAGCCATGGCGGCACTCGAAAAGGCCGAAGCGGAACAGGGAAATCAATTGCGACAGGCGTTGCATCTCCCCCCTGCCGACGGCAATTCGGCCGCACCCGACCGGTTGTCGCTTCAGGCCAAACTCACTTCTGAGCAACGTGAACGGCTGAAGACCAGCGATGCCTATCAGAAGGCCGTCGCCAGCGTGACGCTCGCCGCCGAACAGGTGAGAACCGTCCGTCACGAACTCTTCGCCCAGAACCCCGACTGGAAAAAGGCCTTTGCCGACCGCCAGAAGGCCGACCAATCCGCTCACACCGCCGAACAAAGTCAGCACAAAGCCGGAAAGCAGGCCGCCGCCGATCGGGCCGAGATGCAGAATGCCTCCCAGGTGGCCGCTTACGCCCGCGAAGTGATTGCAGACGCCGAGTCGCAATTGCGCCTGTTGGGAGTGGCCCCTAAACCGGCGCCGACCGCCAAAAAGACTGCAAACAGCAAATAA
- a CDS encoding efflux RND transporter permease subunit codes for MLSKFFIEHPVFSNVIAIITMLIGAVALWDLPIEQYPEITPPTIRVTTNFPGANAQTVSDTVASPIEQQVNGVENMLYMQSTSSGDGSYSLTVTFEIGTDLDEAQVLVQNRSSIAEPQLPEEVRRQGVTVKKQSSNIIMVISLVSEDPNLDTLFLANYATLRLRDELSRVKGVGEVTVFGTANYSMRIWLDPEKLKARGMTTADVMAALQEQNVQVAAGQIGQPPTKQGVDFQYTVSVLGRLSEPSQFENIVVKSGTGTQLVYLKDVARVELGSQSYDQFTEKEGRENANIGIFQLPGANALQVAEDVTAAMERLAKQFPQGLSYSVPLNTTTFIEASIHEVYKTLIEAGVLVLIVILVFLQDWRAVLIPATTVPVTIIGAFAAMAALGFTVNMLTLFGLVLAIGIVVDDAIVVVENAVHHIERGLSPKEATIKAMSEVLGPIIGITLVLLAVFIPAAMLGGITGQLYRQFALTIAATALISAINAVTLKPTQCALWLRPIDKNKKKFFFFRWFEVVYGFTERVYVSIVRWLVRHVIVGFTIFAALLVVTGIWYTRLPTGFLPTEDQGYILIAVQLPDAASQQRTREVMSKIDDMLAKVPGISDWITIGGLSLLDNSSASNAGTVFVTFESFEEREKKHLPLEKILGDITVGLGGIQDAFSFAFPPPAIRGLGVRGGFEMEVEDRGGVGLEQLQLAVQSMVTDARSQQALAGIATTFRAGVPQLYADVDREKAKVLNVPLQTVFGTLQAYLGSAYVNDFNKFGRTYQVRVQADQKYRAMPDDIRKLEVRNRDGQMLPLGTLVDIQKSFGPQVINRYNLYPAAVISGTSAPGYSSGDALNIMEAIARRNLPASMDFEWTGMAYQEKRVGGEAIYIFIFAIALVYLVLAAQYESWILPFAVILVVPLGLLGAVAAVAFRAMDNNIYTQIGIVLIIALASKNAILIVEFARELRAQGKGILDSAVQASQMRFRPIVMTSFAFILGVVPLVLANGAGAAGQKALGTAVFGGMLASTTLAIFFIPIFFVIFEWLDEKVRGKIPTSSGHATHEPAATH; via the coding sequence ATGCTTTCGAAATTCTTCATCGAACATCCCGTTTTTTCGAACGTGATCGCGATTATCACGATGCTGATCGGGGCGGTGGCGCTCTGGGACTTGCCGATCGAGCAGTATCCCGAGATCACGCCGCCGACGATTCGCGTCACGACGAACTTTCCCGGCGCCAATGCCCAGACTGTTTCCGATACGGTGGCCTCGCCGATCGAGCAGCAGGTCAACGGCGTGGAAAACATGCTGTACATGCAGTCGACCAGCTCGGGCGACGGCTCGTACTCGCTCACCGTGACGTTCGAAATCGGCACCGATCTCGACGAAGCCCAGGTGCTGGTGCAGAACCGTTCCTCGATTGCCGAGCCGCAGTTGCCGGAAGAGGTCCGCCGCCAGGGGGTGACGGTCAAGAAGCAGTCGTCAAACATCATCATGGTGATTTCGCTGGTCAGCGAAGATCCCAACCTCGACACCCTGTTTCTGGCGAATTACGCCACGCTCCGACTGCGCGATGAACTCAGCCGCGTCAAAGGAGTGGGCGAAGTGACGGTGTTCGGCACCGCCAACTACAGTATGCGAATCTGGCTCGATCCGGAAAAGCTCAAGGCCCGCGGCATGACCACCGCCGACGTGATGGCCGCATTGCAGGAGCAGAACGTCCAGGTCGCGGCTGGTCAGATCGGTCAACCTCCCACTAAACAGGGGGTCGACTTTCAGTACACCGTCTCCGTGCTGGGGCGTCTGAGCGAGCCAAGCCAGTTCGAAAATATCGTCGTGAAGTCGGGGACCGGCACGCAGCTCGTCTACCTCAAAGATGTCGCCCGGGTGGAACTCGGCAGCCAGTCGTACGATCAGTTCACCGAAAAAGAAGGTCGCGAGAACGCCAACATCGGGATCTTCCAGTTGCCGGGGGCGAATGCCCTGCAGGTGGCCGAAGACGTCACCGCCGCCATGGAACGTCTGGCGAAACAGTTCCCGCAGGGGCTCAGTTACAGCGTCCCCTTGAACACCACGACCTTTATCGAAGCGTCGATTCACGAGGTCTACAAGACCCTGATTGAAGCGGGCGTGCTGGTGCTGATTGTGATTCTGGTCTTCCTGCAGGACTGGCGCGCGGTGCTGATTCCGGCGACCACCGTGCCGGTCACCATCATCGGTGCATTCGCCGCCATGGCCGCACTCGGCTTTACCGTAAATATGCTGACCCTGTTCGGACTTGTGCTGGCGATCGGGATCGTCGTCGACGACGCGATCGTGGTGGTCGAGAATGCCGTGCATCACATCGAGCGCGGCTTGTCGCCGAAAGAGGCCACCATTAAGGCCATGAGCGAAGTGCTCGGCCCCATTATTGGCATCACGCTGGTGCTGCTGGCGGTGTTTATTCCCGCCGCCATGCTCGGCGGAATTACCGGCCAGCTCTATCGCCAGTTTGCTTTGACCATCGCCGCGACGGCTCTCATCAGCGCCATCAACGCCGTGACCCTCAAGCCCACGCAGTGCGCGTTGTGGCTGCGGCCCATCGATAAGAACAAGAAGAAGTTCTTTTTCTTCCGGTGGTTCGAAGTCGTCTATGGTTTCACCGAACGGGTGTATGTGTCGATCGTTCGCTGGCTGGTCCGCCATGTCATCGTCGGCTTCACGATCTTCGCCGCGCTGCTCGTCGTCACCGGCATCTGGTACACCCGACTCCCCACAGGCTTTTTGCCGACGGAAGACCAGGGCTACATCCTGATTGCCGTGCAATTGCCCGACGCCGCTTCGCAACAGCGGACGCGGGAAGTGATGTCCAAGATCGACGACATGCTGGCCAAGGTGCCCGGCATCAGCGACTGGATCACCATCGGCGGCTTGTCTCTGCTGGATAACAGCAGCGCTTCCAATGCCGGAACGGTGTTCGTCACGTTCGAGAGCTTCGAGGAGCGCGAGAAGAAGCACTTGCCGCTTGAGAAAATTCTGGGCGACATCACCGTCGGCCTGGGCGGGATTCAGGACGCGTTCAGCTTTGCGTTTCCCCCGCCGGCCATTCGCGGACTCGGCGTGCGCGGCGGGTTCGAAATGGAAGTCGAAGACCGCGGCGGAGTCGGTCTCGAACAGCTTCAACTGGCCGTGCAGTCCATGGTGACGGATGCCCGTTCGCAACAGGCCCTGGCCGGGATTGCCACCACGTTCCGGGCTGGCGTTCCTCAGCTCTATGCCGACGTCGACCGCGAAAAAGCCAAGGTCTTGAATGTTCCGCTGCAAACAGTGTTCGGCACCTTGCAGGCGTATCTGGGCTCGGCCTATGTCAACGACTTCAACAAGTTTGGCCGCACCTATCAGGTGCGTGTTCAGGCTGATCAGAAATATCGCGCCATGCCTGACGACATCCGCAAGCTGGAAGTTCGCAACCGCGACGGTCAGATGCTGCCGCTCGGGACGCTGGTCGACATCCAGAAGTCGTTCGGACCGCAGGTCATCAACCGCTACAACCTGTATCCCGCAGCGGTCATTTCAGGCACCTCCGCGCCGGGTTACAGCTCGGGTGATGCACTCAACATCATGGAGGCAATCGCCCGTCGAAACCTGCCGGCGTCGATGGACTTCGAATGGACCGGCATGGCCTACCAGGAAAAACGGGTGGGGGGCGAAGCGATCTACATTTTCATCTTCGCCATTGCACTTGTGTACCTGGTGCTGGCCGCACAGTATGAAAGCTGGATTCTTCCCTTCGCGGTGATTCTGGTGGTGCCGCTGGGATTGCTCGGAGCGGTCGCGGCCGTCGCCTTCAGGGCGATGGATAACAACATCTACACGCAAATCGGGATCGTGCTGATCATTGCACTGGCGAGTAAGAACGCGATTTTGATTGTGGAGTTCGCCCGAGAGTTGCGAGCGCAGGGGAAGGGAATTCTCGACTCGGCAGTGCAGGCTTCGCAGATGCGGTTTCGGCCGATTGTGATGACGTCGTTTGCGTTCATTCTGGGAGTGGTGCCGCTGGTTCTTGCCAACGGAGCCGGGGCGGCGGGCCAGAAGGCGCTCGGAACGGCAGTGTTCGGCGGAATGCTGGCCTCGACCACGCTGGCGATCTTCTTCATTCCGATCTTCTTCGTGATCTTCGAATGGCTCGACGAAAAGGTGCGAGGAAAAATCCCCACCTCCAGCGGCCACGCCACACACGAGCCGGCGGCAACTCATTGA
- a CDS encoding efflux RND transporter periplasmic adaptor subunit — protein sequence MRKPFQAVIGLGLLLIWSGCQPRNQFVAPPPAKVTVALPIERPVQEYFYTTGQTRAVASVQLRARVGGYLEEIRFKDGDLVQKDQVLFIIDQAPYQASVDSAKAALEKTRAQLVLAERQLARTRLLAKENAATESNLDIQEAERASAAADVASADAALRQAQLNLDYTEIHAPFAGRIGRHQVDLGNLITTGDTVLASLETVDPIYVFFTLSESDLLRFTEMQKTGELQRISDSDPPKFEMALGNSDEFLFAGKLDFREFGINPQTGTTDRRAVFPNTDSELVPGLFCRLRAPIGPPRERLLVDERAVASDQRGTYVLTVNPKNEVELKMVKVGPLDGGLRAIESGIVATDRVVINGLQRARPGSTVDPEVVPMVARVESMQAADKVIAQKDADARQKVKDNKATTGPTPDSNGASVPNKDSGQ from the coding sequence GTGCGGAAACCGTTTCAAGCGGTCATCGGGCTCGGGCTGTTGTTGATCTGGTCAGGCTGTCAGCCGCGCAATCAATTCGTCGCGCCCCCTCCAGCCAAAGTCACCGTGGCGCTGCCGATCGAACGCCCGGTGCAGGAATACTTTTACACCACCGGCCAGACCCGTGCGGTGGCTTCGGTGCAGCTCCGTGCCAGAGTGGGGGGCTATCTCGAAGAGATCCGTTTCAAGGACGGCGATCTGGTCCAGAAAGATCAGGTGCTGTTCATCATCGATCAGGCCCCGTATCAGGCCTCAGTCGATTCCGCCAAAGCGGCCCTAGAAAAGACCCGCGCGCAACTTGTCCTGGCTGAACGCCAGCTCGCTCGGACCCGACTGCTCGCGAAAGAAAACGCTGCGACTGAAAGCAATCTCGATATCCAGGAAGCGGAACGGGCATCCGCTGCCGCTGACGTCGCCTCGGCTGATGCGGCGCTGCGTCAGGCGCAGCTCAATCTCGACTACACCGAAATCCACGCCCCCTTCGCAGGCCGCATCGGCCGCCATCAGGTGGACCTCGGAAATCTCATCACCACCGGCGACACAGTGCTCGCCTCGCTGGAGACAGTCGACCCGATCTATGTGTTCTTCACACTGAGTGAATCCGATTTGCTGCGGTTCACGGAGATGCAGAAAACCGGTGAGCTGCAGCGGATCAGTGATTCTGATCCACCGAAATTTGAGATGGCCCTCGGGAACAGCGACGAGTTTCTGTTCGCAGGCAAACTCGATTTCCGTGAGTTCGGCATCAATCCTCAGACCGGAACGACCGACCGCCGCGCCGTTTTCCCCAACACGGACTCGGAACTCGTGCCGGGGCTGTTCTGCCGTCTGCGGGCGCCGATCGGTCCGCCCCGCGAACGACTGCTCGTCGACGAACGGGCCGTCGCCAGCGACCAGCGGGGCACCTATGTGCTGACCGTCAATCCGAAGAACGAAGTCGAACTGAAAATGGTCAAAGTCGGCCCCCTCGACGGCGGCTTGCGCGCAATCGAATCCGGGATCGTCGCCACCGATCGTGTCGTGATCAATGGACTGCAACGGGCCCGGCCCGGCAGCACCGTCGATCCGGAAGTCGTCCCGATGGTGGCCCGAGTGGAGAGCATGCAGGCGGCCGACAAAGTCATCGCTCAAAAGGATGCGGACGCCCGACAGAAGGTCAAAGACAACAAGGCGACGACCGGCCCGACTCCGGATTCAAACGGCGCCTCCGTTCCGAACAAGGATTCCGGTCAGTAA
- a CDS encoding leucine-rich repeat domain-containing protein, which produces MDGPATTDELLQHSSEPPVREHRWRIRLAGIAGLILTVLVVVIGWHARESSSRNRLLQEIRDHGGSVGVSNYFTSDIFTDIDDQLARWTHKLVCLPKPLQSTSLKLEGLYFDNEWLKQAAPQLSNKSRTLHLTFFKANITDDGLVPLKGFSDLRSLTIDHCGLNGRGIASLSGHPSLQELHLLDRTIVDDATNEIGVFPVLEAVDLTTTSLTEDGLFWLTRQPGLRYLHLHGNLITPKSVATLNSLPLYYLRVDKVDDKVIKQLSALTIPVRLTLRVDQLTSASLPDFQRMTRVTYITLEEPSSTPRPPSLSTDELEELRRTGIDIRRRL; this is translated from the coding sequence ATGGATGGGCCAGCGACAACAGACGAGTTGCTTCAACACAGTTCCGAGCCGCCGGTTCGCGAACACCGCTGGCGAATTCGTCTCGCCGGAATTGCAGGGCTGATACTGACGGTCTTGGTCGTCGTCATCGGCTGGCACGCTCGCGAGTCGTCCAGTCGCAACCGGTTGCTTCAAGAGATCAGAGATCACGGAGGTTCGGTTGGTGTATCCAACTATTTCACATCAGACATTTTTACCGATATCGATGATCAGCTTGCGCGATGGACGCACAAGCTGGTGTGTCTGCCAAAGCCGTTGCAAAGTACTTCTCTGAAACTTGAAGGGCTTTATTTTGACAACGAGTGGCTTAAACAGGCTGCTCCGCAGCTCAGCAATAAAAGTCGGACACTTCATCTGACGTTTTTCAAAGCCAACATTACGGATGACGGCCTTGTCCCGTTAAAGGGCTTTTCCGACCTGCGCTCACTGACAATCGACCACTGCGGTTTGAATGGCCGCGGGATCGCGTCTCTGTCGGGCCATCCTTCCCTGCAAGAATTGCATTTACTCGATCGGACAATTGTCGATGATGCAACCAACGAGATCGGCGTTTTTCCAGTGCTGGAAGCTGTCGATCTCACCACCACGTCTTTGACAGAAGATGGTCTGTTCTGGCTGACGAGACAGCCGGGTCTCAGGTACCTTCATTTGCACGGAAATCTCATTACGCCGAAGTCCGTTGCGACGTTGAATTCCCTTCCGCTGTATTACCTCAGAGTCGACAAAGTTGACGACAAGGTCATCAAGCAATTGTCCGCACTGACCATTCCTGTTCGCTTAACTCTTCGAGTCGATCAACTCACCTCTGCGAGTCTTCCTGATTTTCAACGGATGACGCGAGTAACTTACATCACCTTGGAAGAGCCATCCTCAACACCACGTCCGCCGTCACTCTCAACGGACGAACTTGAGGAACTTCGCCGTACCGGGATCGATATCCGGCGACGGTTGTGA